TACCAAGGTGCAGCTCCCTTTCTTGCACTATCAGATCTCCATAAAATAATTTGCCTGGGTTCTCCAAAGGACCTTTTACGACAAAGCGAATGTGATAAAATATACATAGAAATATGTACATATCCTAGGGACAGGAAAAAATTATGATGCAGGAGTTGATTGTTGTGGAAAAAAGACTGTATGATTTGACAAAATTAGCTAAGTTTGACGCAAACGTACCCCAAAAAGTGGTCGTTTATCAATCGGAAAAAACTCTCGCCGCCATGTGGTGTCTGGAGCCAGGGCAAGAAGTATTCCTACATATGCATCCCAATGCTGATGATGTATGGATTTGTCTTGAAGGGGAGTCCGGCTTGTACTTTGCCGGAGACGGCAAAGAAGTTCCGATCTCCAAAGGCATGGCTGTTCTCGCTGAACAGGGACAAACTCATGGCATGAGAAACACCGGTAAAGATCGTTTCGTTTTTATCGGCGTGGCTGCTCCCGTCCCTGTTCAAACGGAAAGATTGGATAAGTAAAGCAATAGCCTATTGATTCCGGGAAAGTATTCGCCCAAGGGCATTTTTGGATAAAGATTTGATGACTGCCCCCCTTAAAATGCCATTAAGTTTTCGTAATATAAAATGAGAGCGCTGATGATGGATTCGGAGCAGAATTCAAACCGGCGTTGAAGCAGTTTCAGACAGAATGAGGTTTGCGAGGTCAGGATAAAGCCAGGCCCGTGGTCGTGACGACGATCGGGGAATGGGAAGTCAAACAAAAAGAAACTGTAGAATTTAGACAAAAGCGCAAAATGGGCTGTTGCAGCAAGACAGCCCGAAACAACGAAAGACGGTTTCCGGTAGATTTTGCTCTGCCGGAAGTCGTCTTTCGTTGTTTTATTTTCTCCTGTTACCAGTCCGGCTCTGCGTAAAATATGAAGATGTTGAGGAACAGCAGCTTCGATTTTTAAGATTGGCAAAAACAATAGACTATGCCTGGGTAAATTGACTTCAGGCCAAACCTCTAGTATAATAGTTAGCGTAAGCTAACTTTTGTTGATAGAGCAGTTATATTAGAGTGCTTGCTGGGAACAATCGAGGAAAAAAAGATGACTCTTGATTTAATTAAAAGCTATAGACTATTTTCTGGAATCGCTCCTGAAGACATTCCTCATGCGTTGCAATGCCTGCATGCCATACAAGCGGAGTTTGACAAAGGTGATGTTTTGCTCAATATCGATCAAACAACCGATGAAGCAGGCCTATTGCTCAAAGGCTGTGCCCAGGTTGTGATTGATAACATGCTGGGACGGCGTATTGTGGTGGAGCATATAATGCCCGGCGACGTTTTCGGCGAAATAGCGCTAGGTTCGGGTGTACAAAAGACGCCCGTATGTATTCGGGCTACCGGGAAGTGCACTGCTTTAAAGCTGAAAATCGGGAAAATTGTGTCTCCCCATGCCTGCAGCTGTCACTTTCGCACTACGATTATGGAAAATCTGCTTATTTCAATGTCCGAGTACAACAGTAAACTCAATCAAAGACTTGACATACTTTCCTACAGGACACTACGTCAAAAAATACAGGCTTATCTGTTGATGCAGATGCAGGAAACCGGCAATCATCAATTCAGTATTCCTTTTAATCGCAATGATCTTGCTGACTATCTGCAGATCGAGCGAAGCGCACTTTCCCGTGAATTGAGTAAAATGCGTGACGAAGGGCTGATTGCCTATTGCAAATCTGATTTTTATATTATCAATATCCAGGAAATGATTCCTAAGTAAAGAAAGTTCGTTGCGTACGCAACCGAAAATATCCAGGAAATGCGTTATAATGCTCCATGGTTAGCTTAAGCTAACTATAGAGCATTATTTTTGATGAGGAGGCTTTTTATGGATGCAGCATATTTGGAAGGTCTTTTAAAGGAGGGATCTCCCACCGTTAACCCGGAAGCTTACTGGGATACAAAAGCAGAAGACTTTTATTTATCACAGCGGGCTTTTGAAAGCAGTGGCCCTCCAAAACCCCTCACCCTGCTCCAGGATAAGGGAATCTTTCGGAAAGAGGGCACAGCCTTGGATATCGGCTGTGGGGCCGGGCGCTATTCGTTGCATCTTGCCCAGATGTTTGGCCATGTCACCTTAACCGATATTTCGGAGAAGATGCTGAATTACGCCAAAATGAGTCTGGAGGAACAAAGTGTTCGTAATGCAAACTATGTAAAATTAGATTGGGAGAGTGCCGATCTTGCCGGAATAGGTTGGGAGAATAAGTTTGACTTTGTGTTTGCCTCGATGTGCCCGGCAATCCGCAGCAGGAAAGGGCTGGAAAAGATGTCCCAGGCCTCCCGATACGCTTGTGCAGTCACACAATTCGTGCAGATTGAAGACTCCTTGTCGGAAGTTATCATCCAGTCCGCCGGAATTGAGAAATCAAAATTGCCGGGCAACAACCGGGATGCGGCTTATGCTCTCTTCTCTTTAGTGTGGATGATGGGATACTTACCGGAAATTGCCTATATTCAGGACAAAAGCCAAAGGGAAGTTACAGTGGAACAAGCGCTCCAAAGCCACAGCCCGCGGTTGGCCGGTGCCGTACGTGCTCAGGGAATGGACATGGCGGAGATCATCGCTTCAGCGGCCACTAACGGCGAGCTGACGATTGCCAATAATTCAACTTTGGCGGTGATCTATTGGAAAAAATAACGGTCAAAGAGACTGTGTGGAGGGATAAGTTTGAATAACAGCTGGAAAAAGATACTCTTACTATTATTTTTAGTCATGACCATAGGCCTTACGGCTTGCAATTCACGAACACAGCCCGCAGAATCAAGCACTCCGGCCAGCTCTTCCAAAGCGGCGGCCTCATCTGAAGCCTCCCAGGCTGAGCCTGTGGTTATCCGTCTTGCCGGAGGGGATTTCGGTGTGCCGAATCCATTTCGCCATACTCCCAGGGGACCCGGCATCCAAAAGATGCGTTTAATCTATGATTCCATGTTGGAAAAGGATGAAAATGGGTATATCCCCTGGCTTGCCAAAGAGTGGGAGAGCAATGATGCCAAAACTGAATATATCTTTACCCTGAAAGAAGATGTCCTTTGGCATGACGGAACCCCTTTTACCGCCGAAGATGTTGCTTTTACATTCCGTTATTATGAGGAGCATCCGCCTGTGTCCGACGATATCCACGCAAATGGCAAAAGCATCATCAAAAACATTGAAGTACTGGAACCTTTGAAGATAAAAATAACATTGGAAAAATTCGAAAACGTAAATCTGGGAAAATTAGGGACGGCACGGATCATACCGAAGCATATCTGGGAAAATGTCGAAGATCCCCTTAGCTTTGCCGGTGAAGGACAAGTAGTTGGCTGCGGTCCTTTTGTGATGACGGATTATGAACCTCAGACAGGCAGCTATCGTTATGTGGCCTTTGAGCAATACTGGGGGCCCAAGCATGCTGTAGCGGCCATTGAATGGATACCGGTGAGCGATAGTACACTAGCCTTTGAAAATGGGGAGATCGATCTGCTGAATGTCTCCGCCGACCTTCTGGAACGGTATGAAGGAAATCCGGAATACCAGGTTGATAAGCAACACCCCTATCATGCCTATCGGCTCATGATGAATATGAAAGTCGTTCCCGCCTTGCAAAATCAATCTGTACGTCAAGCCTTGGCTTATGCCGCCAACCGTCAGGAGCTGATTGATAAGGTGGACCGTGGTGCGGGAACCATAGCCAGCATGGGGTATATCCCCGATTACGACAAGAAATGGTATAACCCGGATATTATGCAATATGAGTTCAACCTGGCAAAAGCTAAGGAGTTGTTAGGCGGTCAGACCTATCATTTCGAAATGCTGGTCGGGGATATGGTCGAAACCAAAATTGCCGAATTGCTCAAGCTGAGTTATGAGCAGGTGGGAATTAATATTACGATCAAAACGGTGGATACCAAAACCCGTGATGGAGCATTGAAACAGGGAAATTATGAGTTATTGCTGATCCATACAGGGGGCATGAGCGGAGATCCGGATTATTTAAGAAATATTTATGGTGAAAAGTCCACCCTGCTTTCCGGTTACAGCAATCCAACCATTAACGATCTAGCCCGTGCCCAGGCTACGGAAGCCGATGAGGTAAAGCGTCTGGGGATGATCCATGAACTGCAAAGGCTGATCGCCGAAGATGTTCCTATCGTTCTTTTGCAGTCGGATAAGGTCAATTATGTCTACCGCCCCGCAAAGTATAATGGCTGGGTCTACACCTTCGATAGTAATAAACCTGATCACAATAAATTATCGTATTTAGCAAAACCTTAACTCTTCCCAGCCGTGGGCAGACGAAGGGTCGTGGTTATAGCTATAAAATCTATAACGCGGACTAAAACGTCTTAGGCCGGCCGCCAAGGCCGACCTAAGACAACAAGTATGAATACAAGTGCTGTGTATCAAGGTTTTGTTGCGAACGCAACGAAGAGAATGAATCAAATAAATTATGCTACTTGCAGTTTAATCAAGCTAACTGCAAGGATTATTTACGATTTTGCGGAAGGATTGATATTGGCGCAATACTGATGGTTGCCGGTTAAGTGTAGGCGGCAATCTTTACGCGGTGCCTCATGTGCAGCAATCGAGAGGAGTGATTGGGCCGTTTTTTCTAATAACTCTCTCTTTACATCATAATGGGTATAATAACCTCTTTTTTCACCTGTTACCAGTCCGGCTTTGCGTAAAATCTGCAGATGTTGGGAAACGGCAGCTTCCGAAATACCCAGTTGCCTCGAAAGGGCACCTACACAAAAATCAAAATCCAAAAGAAGATTGATAATTTTAAGGCGTGTTTCGTCGGATAAAGCTTTCATGACTTTCAGAAGATCATCCACATTAACAACTCCTAGCTTGTACCCCCAATGTGTCAGAAATAGCAGGCATATTATCTTAAATATGTTTTAGAATACAGTGATAGTTGGGCAGTGTCAAGGCGAAACCGCAGGAGGGGTTGTTAATTCTTAGGCAGCCTTGAAAAGAACCCACGGTTATCAGTTGAAATAATTAAGTAATTACTAATTTAAATAAGCGAAAACTATTGCAAAAAATGATGAATTATAGTAATTTATAGATAAATGCAGTTGATTTGCATTATCATTTATTGGCTGAAAAGCTAAGACTTAGGCCTTGTTTAAAATAAAAGAGATCATTATTTGAGCAAGGCGGATTTTTTTCTTAAAAGGTTAGCTTAAGCTAACTTGAAAGGGGTTTTAATGTGGATAAGACAATTTATGAACAGATGCTGCTCAAGAATTACAAGGGGGCGGAGGGAGCAGAGGAAGCCTGGGATGCCAGGGCTAATCATTTTTACAGGTCTCAGCAGCGGGACCGTTCAGAGTTGGTGGAAAAGGTTACGGCGATTCTGCGGGAGAGGGGCCTTTTGGCCGGAGCCAATCTATTGGATATTGGAGGAGGCAGCGGACGGTATGCGGTTCCTTTTGCGGCTCATGCCGAGCATGTGACCATTACGGATATTTCTGCGAATATGCTGGAACTGGCGCGACACAATGCTCAAGAAGCAGGGGTAACCAATCTTACTTATGCCAAGCTGGAATGGACGGGAGCAGATTTGGCAGCTTTGCAATGGCGAAAACACTTCGACCTTGTCTTTGCTTCCATGTGCCCGGCAATTCGTTGTCCTGAAGGCCTTTATAAGATGCTGGAGGCCGCCAAGGGATTTTGCCTGATTAACCAGTATATTGAAACCACTGATTCCCTATCGGCGTATTTGACGCAGGTTTTGGACTCTCCTCGTTCCTATGAGCCCCATAATGACAGGGATATGGTGCAGGCTGTGTTCAATCTTTTATGGCTGGAGGGTTACGAACCGGAAATCTGCTATTTAAGACAGAGGGAAGTGACTTCCTTTACTGTCGAAGAGGCTGTCGAACAATATGCAGGCCGTTACGGCCAGGCAGCACAGCTTAAACGGATGGATCTTGCCGAATTGATATCCAGGCACGCTGAACAAGCAACATTTTCAGTAGATAGTAAAGCAACTCTGGCGATGATCCTATGGAAAGTGTAAGTCAAGGCATAATGCGGAGACAGTAAGGGTCAGAAGTAAAAAGGTGGAGGAATTAAGATGATTCAAAAAGCGAAGAGGTTTTCAGCGGGTGCGGCTGCTTGGGTATTGACTCTGGTCATGCTGTTGGGACTGGCCGGATGCTCAGGAGAAAAGGCTGCTGCGGAGAAGAGCGGGGAGGGGGAAAATGTCAAGCAAGAAAATAGTCTGATCCTGCGTTTGGCAGGTGGGGATACAGGGTTGCCCAATCCCTTCAAGCATGTGCCCCGTGGGCCCGGAATGTCCAAGATGCAATTGCTGTATGATTCCCTTCTGGAAAAAGACGAAGAGGGGAATATACCGTGGCTGGCGGCGAGCTGGGATATCAATGATGACGGAACGGTCTATACCTTCCATCTGCAAGAAAATGCCTTATGGCATGACGGCATCCCTTTAACAGCGGAAGATGTGGCGTTTACCTTGTCTTATTATCAGGACCATCCCCCTGTTTCCAATGATTTACTGGCCGGCGGAAACTATATTGTTGCGCAGACCCGGGTAGTGGATACCTATACCATTGAAGTTGCGTTTGACCGCTTTGATAATAATTATCTGACCAAGATCGGCAATGTCCGTATTTTGCCTAAACATATCTGGGAGAAAGTTGCGGATCCGGCAGCCTATACAGGAGAGGATGCAGCGATAGGAAGCGGACCCTATCGGCTGGAGACCTATGATCCCCAGCAGGGTGCTTATCGTTATGTGGCCTTTGAGCAATATTGGGGACTGAAGCCGGCCGCTGCGGCCATAGAATGGGTTCCGGTCAGCGACAGCGTTCTGGCGTTTGCTAATGGAGAAATTGATTTGATTAATGCTTCCCCTGATATCCTTCCTAACTATCAAAACAATCCGGAATACACGATCAAAAATGCTCACTCCTACCATAGCTACCGCTTGATGATGAACATGGAGGCTGTAGAGGAGTTTCGGGATGTTAATCTGCGCAAAGCCATGGTTTATGGCATCAATCGCCAGGAACTGGTGGATAAAGCAGCCCGGGGGGCGGCCGCCATCAGCAGCCAGGGCTATGTGCTCCCGGTGAGCCCTTGGTATAATGAGACCATTGAACAGTATACTTATAATCCGGACAAAGCCCGTGAACTTCTGGGCGGGAAAACCTATTCCTTTGAACTTTTAACGGATAATTCGGCTGACGGCATCAAGGTTGCGGAGTTGGTGAAGCTGTCCTTAGCCGAAATAGGGATCGATGTTACGGTGGAAAGTGTGGAAGCCAAAACCAGGGACAATGCCGTCAATACCGGCAAATACCAGCTTTTGCTTATTAACTCAGGGGCAATGGGCGGCGATCCCGATTACCTGAGAACGGTTTATGGCAAAGGGGCAAAGACGATTAAAGGCTGGTCCAATGAGGAGGTTATCGCCCTTGCTCAGGCTCAGGCAGCTGAACGGGATGAAAAAGCCCGTCAGGAGATGATTTTTGAACTGCAGAGCCTGATTGCGGATGAAGTGCCCATGATTATGCTTCATGGCGCCTTGGATAATTTTGTATACCGCAATGCCACCTATGATGGCTGGATGTTCCGTTATGATCACAGCAAATGCGATCATAACAAGCTGTCCTATTTAATTCGCGGGTAAACGATGAAAAAACACTATCTCAGTGTGCTGTTAGTGATTATCTGCATTAATTTCTTTTTGCCCAGATTAATGCCCGGCGATCCCTTCCTCTATCTTTCGGTAGAAGACGGAAATGTCTCCGCTGTATTTTCACAAGAGCAGATCGATCATTATAAAGACTATTATGGATTGGCTAAGCCTCTGCCTATCCAATTCTGGCAGTATATTACGGGCCTGCTGCAAGGGAATTTGGGCTATAGCATTTACTATAATAGTGATGTTGCGGAAATGATCTTAACCCGCATTCCTTGGACGTTCTTGATCGTGATCACTTCATTGGCGCTGAGCAGCCTGGTGGGCACGGTCTTGGGAGCCTTGTCCTCCTGGCAGCGGGATAAGCCCGTGGATAAACTCCTTTATGGGGCAATGGTGATCGTTGCGGAGATCCCTTCTTTTTTGCTGGGCGTGCTGTTCCTGTTTGTATTTGCCGCCCAGCTGCAGTGGTTTCCTTTGTCGGGAGGAAGTACGGTCTTTGCTTCCTTCGCTTCCCGGGGAGAACAGCTGGGGGATCTCCTCCATCATGCCGCTCTGCCGGTTTTGACCTTGGCTCTGACCCGGATCGGAGGTTTTTATCTCTTATCACGCAACAGCATGCTGACCGTACTTTCCAAGGACTATATCCGGACGGCCAAGGCCAAGGGCCTTAAACAAAGGAGCATCATCTTCCGGCATGCCTTGCGCAATGCTTTGCCCCCTGTGGTAGCAAGGATCTTTATGAGTATGGGGGCCATGTTCGGAGGAGCGGTTTTGATTGAGACCGTGTTTGCTTATCCCGGAGTCGGACGGCTGATGCGTGAAGCGGTGCTCAATCGGGATTATGTTTTGATTCAAGGGATTTTCTTAGCGATTACGCTCACAGTGCTGCTGATGAATTGGATTGCGGAGCTGGTTTACAGAAAATTGGATCCAAGGGTGGAATAGATGA
The nucleotide sequence above comes from Desulfitobacterium chlororespirans DSM 11544. Encoded proteins:
- a CDS encoding cupin domain-containing protein, translating into MEKRLYDLTKLAKFDANVPQKVVVYQSEKTLAAMWCLEPGQEVFLHMHPNADDVWICLEGESGLYFAGDGKEVPISKGMAVLAEQGQTHGMRNTGKDRFVFIGVAAPVPVQTERLDK
- a CDS encoding Crp/Fnr family transcriptional regulator, with the translated sequence MTLDLIKSYRLFSGIAPEDIPHALQCLHAIQAEFDKGDVLLNIDQTTDEAGLLLKGCAQVVIDNMLGRRIVVEHIMPGDVFGEIALGSGVQKTPVCIRATGKCTALKLKIGKIVSPHACSCHFRTTIMENLLISMSEYNSKLNQRLDILSYRTLRQKIQAYLLMQMQETGNHQFSIPFNRNDLADYLQIERSALSRELSKMRDEGLIAYCKSDFYIINIQEMIPK
- a CDS encoding class I SAM-dependent methyltransferase yields the protein MDAAYLEGLLKEGSPTVNPEAYWDTKAEDFYLSQRAFESSGPPKPLTLLQDKGIFRKEGTALDIGCGAGRYSLHLAQMFGHVTLTDISEKMLNYAKMSLEEQSVRNANYVKLDWESADLAGIGWENKFDFVFASMCPAIRSRKGLEKMSQASRYACAVTQFVQIEDSLSEVIIQSAGIEKSKLPGNNRDAAYALFSLVWMMGYLPEIAYIQDKSQREVTVEQALQSHSPRLAGAVRAQGMDMAEIIASAATNGELTIANNSTLAVIYWKK
- a CDS encoding ABC transporter substrate-binding protein, translated to MNNSWKKILLLLFLVMTIGLTACNSRTQPAESSTPASSSKAAASSEASQAEPVVIRLAGGDFGVPNPFRHTPRGPGIQKMRLIYDSMLEKDENGYIPWLAKEWESNDAKTEYIFTLKEDVLWHDGTPFTAEDVAFTFRYYEEHPPVSDDIHANGKSIIKNIEVLEPLKIKITLEKFENVNLGKLGTARIIPKHIWENVEDPLSFAGEGQVVGCGPFVMTDYEPQTGSYRYVAFEQYWGPKHAVAAIEWIPVSDSTLAFENGEIDLLNVSADLLERYEGNPEYQVDKQHPYHAYRLMMNMKVVPALQNQSVRQALAYAANRQELIDKVDRGAGTIASMGYIPDYDKKWYNPDIMQYEFNLAKAKELLGGQTYHFEMLVGDMVETKIAELLKLSYEQVGINITIKTVDTKTRDGALKQGNYELLLIHTGGMSGDPDYLRNIYGEKSTLLSGYSNPTINDLARAQATEADEVKRLGMIHELQRLIAEDVPIVLLQSDKVNYVYRPAKYNGWVYTFDSNKPDHNKLSYLAKP
- a CDS encoding ArsR/SmtB family transcription factor gives rise to the protein MDDLLKVMKALSDETRLKIINLLLDFDFCVGALSRQLGISEAAVSQHLQILRKAGLVTGEKRGYYTHYDVKRELLEKTAQSLLSIAAHEAPRKDCRLHLTGNHQYCANINPSAKS
- a CDS encoding class I SAM-dependent methyltransferase, with translation MDKTIYEQMLLKNYKGAEGAEEAWDARANHFYRSQQRDRSELVEKVTAILRERGLLAGANLLDIGGGSGRYAVPFAAHAEHVTITDISANMLELARHNAQEAGVTNLTYAKLEWTGADLAALQWRKHFDLVFASMCPAIRCPEGLYKMLEAAKGFCLINQYIETTDSLSAYLTQVLDSPRSYEPHNDRDMVQAVFNLLWLEGYEPEICYLRQREVTSFTVEEAVEQYAGRYGQAAQLKRMDLAELISRHAEQATFSVDSKATLAMILWKV
- a CDS encoding ABC transporter substrate-binding protein, producing the protein MIQKAKRFSAGAAAWVLTLVMLLGLAGCSGEKAAAEKSGEGENVKQENSLILRLAGGDTGLPNPFKHVPRGPGMSKMQLLYDSLLEKDEEGNIPWLAASWDINDDGTVYTFHLQENALWHDGIPLTAEDVAFTLSYYQDHPPVSNDLLAGGNYIVAQTRVVDTYTIEVAFDRFDNNYLTKIGNVRILPKHIWEKVADPAAYTGEDAAIGSGPYRLETYDPQQGAYRYVAFEQYWGLKPAAAAIEWVPVSDSVLAFANGEIDLINASPDILPNYQNNPEYTIKNAHSYHSYRLMMNMEAVEEFRDVNLRKAMVYGINRQELVDKAARGAAAISSQGYVLPVSPWYNETIEQYTYNPDKARELLGGKTYSFELLTDNSADGIKVAELVKLSLAEIGIDVTVESVEAKTRDNAVNTGKYQLLLINSGAMGGDPDYLRTVYGKGAKTIKGWSNEEVIALAQAQAAERDEKARQEMIFELQSLIADEVPMIMLHGALDNFVYRNATYDGWMFRYDHSKCDHNKLSYLIRG
- a CDS encoding ABC transporter permease; translation: MKKHYLSVLLVIICINFFLPRLMPGDPFLYLSVEDGNVSAVFSQEQIDHYKDYYGLAKPLPIQFWQYITGLLQGNLGYSIYYNSDVAEMILTRIPWTFLIVITSLALSSLVGTVLGALSSWQRDKPVDKLLYGAMVIVAEIPSFLLGVLFLFVFAAQLQWFPLSGGSTVFASFASRGEQLGDLLHHAALPVLTLALTRIGGFYLLSRNSMLTVLSKDYIRTAKAKGLKQRSIIFRHALRNALPPVVARIFMSMGAMFGGAVLIETVFAYPGVGRLMREAVLNRDYVLIQGIFLAITLTVLLMNWIAELVYRKLDPRVE